In Onychostoma macrolepis isolate SWU-2019 chromosome 14, ASM1243209v1, whole genome shotgun sequence, a single window of DNA contains:
- the adh5 gene encoding alcohol dehydrogenase class-3 isoform X2, which produces MQSVESSDNLLRLKMGLINTRSVIHATGVCHTDAYTLSGSDPEGLFPVILGHEGAGTVESVGEGVTKFKPGDTVILLYVPQCGECKFCKNPKTNLCQKIRVTQGQGLMTDKTSRFTCKGKQLFHFMGTSTFSEYTVVADISLAKVDQNAPLDKVCLLGCGISTGYGAAINTAKVEAGSSCAVFGLGAVGLAVIMGCKSVGATRIIGIDINPDKFETAKRFGATEFVNPKDHSKPIQEVLVELTDGGVDYSFECIGNVGIMRAALEACHKGWGTSVIIGVAGAGQEISTRPFQLVTGRTWKGTAFGGWKSVESVPKLVNDYMNKKLMVDEFVTHTLPFAQVNEAFDLMHAGKSIRTVLQL; this is translated from the exons ATTCATGCTACAGGTGTGTGTCACACTGACGCCTACACTCTGAGTGGAAGTGACCCTGAGGGCTTGTTTCCTGTCATCCTGGGTCATGAGGGCGCAGGCACTGTTGAGAGTGTTGGTGAAGGGGTCACCAAATTCAAACCAG GTGATACTGTTATTCTGCTGTATGTACCCCAATGTGGAGAATGCAAGTTTTGTAAAAATCCTAAAACCAACCTGTGTCAGAAAATCag gGTGACACAAGGTCAGGGTCTGATGACTGATAAGACCTCCAGGTTCACATGTAAAGGAAAGCAGCTTTTCCACTTTATGGGTACTAGCACCTTCTCCGAATACACCGTGGTGGCTGATATCTCTCTGGCCAAAGTGGATCAGAATGCCCCCCTGGACAAAGTGTGTCTGCTGGGCTGTGGCATTTCCACTGGATATGGAGCTGCTATCAATACTGCTAAG GTTGAGGCCGGCTCTTCATGTGCTGTGTTCGGTTTGGGAGCAGTGGGGCTTGCAGTCATAATGGGCTGCAAGTCAGTCGGCGCCACCAGGATCATTGGCATTGACATCAACCCAGACAAGTTTGAAACTGCCAAGAGGTTCGGAGCCACTGAGTTTGTGAACCCCAAGGACCACAGCAAGCCCATTCAGGAAGTGCTTGTGGAGCTGACAGATGGAGGAGTTGACTACTCCTTCGAATGCATTGGCAATGTTGGCATTATG AGAGCTGCTCTTGAGGCTTGTCACAAAGGCTGGGGAACCAGTGTTATCATTGGTGTGGCAGGAGCAGGGCAAGAAATCTCCACCCGCCCCTTTCAGCTGGTCACAGGGCGTACATGGAAAGGCACAGCTTTTGGTG GTTGGAAGAGTGTGGAGAGTGTCCCTAAGCTAGTGAATGACTACATGAATAAGAAGCTGATGGTGGATGAATTTGTTACTCACACATTGCCCTTTGCCCAGGTCAATGAGGCGTTTGACCTGATGCATGCTGGGAAGAG TATCCGAACCGTCCTACAGCTTTGA